The Cellulophaga sp. L1A9 genome window below encodes:
- a CDS encoding alpha/beta hydrolase: MTQIKIPVYLMPGMAASSLIFEHIKLPEDLFTIHTLEWSIPEKGISLVDYAKLMCAQVTAPNPVLIGVSYGGILVQEMSRLISTRKVIIISSVKSSSELPKRMQFAKYTKIHKLLPTGLVNNVELLAKYAFGETATKRLELYERYLSMRDKYYIDWSIDNTVNWKEGAPIPNLVHIHGDKDPVFPLANIKRCIPVKNGTHTMIIHRYKWFNEHLPTIILQNESSI, from the coding sequence ATGACTCAAATAAAAATACCTGTTTATTTAATGCCTGGAATGGCAGCTTCTTCTTTAATTTTTGAACATATAAAGTTACCTGAAGATTTATTTACGATTCACACCTTAGAATGGTCTATTCCCGAAAAGGGGATTTCCTTAGTAGATTATGCGAAATTAATGTGTGCGCAAGTAACAGCACCTAATCCGGTATTGATTGGGGTATCGTATGGTGGTATTTTAGTTCAGGAAATGTCAAGATTAATAAGCACTAGAAAGGTTATTATAATTTCTAGCGTAAAATCGAGCTCAGAGCTGCCGAAACGCATGCAGTTTGCTAAGTATACCAAGATTCATAAATTGCTACCTACGGGGCTTGTAAACAATGTTGAGTTGTTGGCAAAGTATGCTTTTGGGGAAACAGCTACGAAGCGATTGGAATTATACGAACGTTATTTGTCTATGAGAGATAAATATTACATTGATTGGTCTATAGATAATACGGTAAATTGGAAAGAAGGTGCGCCAATTCCTAATTTGGTTCATATTCATGGAGATAAGGACCCTGTTTTTCCTTTGGCAAACATTAAAAGATGCATTCCAGTGAAGAATGGTACACATACCATGATTATTCACAGATATAAATGGTTTAATGAGCATCTTCCTACAATTATTTTACAAAACGAAAGTTCTATTTAA
- a CDS encoding N-acetyltransferase: MNEVNITDNSFLRQFETTVNGHLAKIEYSAQERKIFLTKLIIPEMITQEGFKEQFIEAVLNVIQERNLRVVPTSPQIAGFLRKNSRKYKDMLPIGIRI; the protein is encoded by the coding sequence ATGAATGAAGTAAACATTACAGACAATAGTTTCTTACGTCAATTTGAAACAACAGTTAATGGGCACTTAGCAAAGATTGAATATTCTGCTCAGGAACGAAAGATTTTTCTAACTAAATTGATTATCCCTGAAATGATAACTCAAGAAGGCTTTAAAGAACAATTCATTGAAGCCGTGTTAAACGTAATTCAAGAAAGAAATTTACGTGTTGTACCCACAAGTCCGCAAATTGCTGGATTTCTCAGAAAAAATAGCAGGAAATATAAAGATATGTTGCCAATTGGTATTCGTATCTAA